CTTTGAGCATATTCAAGTAAGAACATTAATTTGCAAAACGTATGATTTGTTACAAATGTGTTGAACATATGTTACAAAActccaaaacaaatgaaatgttacTATTAACATGTGAAACCACTTGTTGCTTCATCTCACATGCTTAACTTAGTGTATTTTACATAAATATACTGACTTTCAgtagattttgtgtatttttccaaTATTTTCTTACCAACTAGCAGCACCTTTATGCCAATTCTGGtaatgtgtatatgttttgaGCAAATAAAAGCAATTCTGATTGCTTTTATCAGAGGGTGGAGTGAGAGGTTTAAAACCCATAGGAACAACATAGCAAAACTCCAAAGAACGCTTGTGAAGCAAACTCCACAAACACTGTCAATGGGAGTAGGAGTATTGACATTATttactcaaatatttttctggGAAGCAGGTCTGCCCTAAAGGtagaatgtgattggttggctCATACAAAAGGGCAGGGCTTGCATCCTAAATCTAAAGTTGACATTTAAattggttagggtaagggttatgtTAGATAAGGGTTAAGGATAGGATTTTGTGTAAAACAGCAATTTGATTTTCAACATTTCGATgctatatatttataatttcataaaatatatagGCATATTTTCCACTCGTCAATACGCAACACAATCAACAAACAATGCATAACTGCATAGCAATGACTGACTTTGAACGCTCCAAAATTTGCCATCATATAGGCCTAAATCATCACACATTAATGCAAGTGAAAATACAAGTAGAGGTCAATTACTTCAGTGTGTGAGTTTGAAATTGGTTACAATGTAAATTTCTCCCCCTATCGTATAGCTTAATTTCAGGAAAAGATTATGGCCTTTTCTTGTGGAAGTGGAGAACTACTCATTTAATATGGTCTGCCCATGTAGcctttttcattttgttctgtCTTTGCTCAGAAGAGGGCAGTAGGAGCCCAAGCTAAAGCTGTTAAACTGAAACCTTAAAGGACCCAAAACGCAACCAGAGTCTGTCAAAACTACATAGAAACTAAACTCAAACTCAACTATATCCCTGTCATGCTTTCCATCCACAGGGACAGTCAACAAAATGTCATCACCCAGTTCCAGTGTATTCCCGTACCATGAATCTCTTGGTCTTTGTCCCCAGATATTACATTGTCCATGATCTGTTTCTTCCAGTACAGTAGTCTAAGAACCGATCTGTTTAGATTGCAATAATaatgtgggggaaaaaagattggtgaaaactgaaataaaaaaataaataaaactaaacacatttttaaaacagatATTATACCAGACTGGCATTACAAAGTAATATTTTATCATCATAATGTGGAAAAATCCTTAAATATTAGAAAACAGTGAAATCCACATTTCGAGTGCACTTTCCGACaccatatatgtatatacacacacagctctggaaaaaattcagttgaaaaggaaagttttgagtgaggaacagaagcgttcaatttgcagtggtctcttaatttcaacagaagggttagaattaaCCAGGgccatcagtgagctcctggacagtctgtggcactacttggtggTGACgtatgcaccaatacataacgtcccagaggttctcaattggattcaggtctagggaacgtgagggccagtcaatggcatcaatgctttGTCATTCAGGAacagcctacacactctggccatatgaggccaggcattgtcctgcaccaggaggaacccagggcccactgcaccagcgtgtGGTCTGAAGATGGGTCTGAAAATgcacctaacagcagtcagggtaccgttggctagcacatggaggtctgtgtgaccctccaaggatacgccaccccagaccatcactgacacactgacaaaccAGTCATGCCGGATCGTGTTGCTGGCACCttaacattcaccacggcgtctccagaccctgtcacatctgtcacatctgtcacatgtgatcagtgtgaacctgctcccATCTGTGAACGGGGCATCAATGGCAGATCTGGCAAATCTGATGGTCTCTGccaaatgccaatcaagctgcacagtgctggtctgtgagcacaggtcccactagaagatgtcgggccctcatgccaccctcatagAATCTGTATCTGAcattttggtcagaaacatgcacaccagtatcCAGCTGGagttcattttgtagggctcttgCAGTGCTTCTCCAGTTCCttctcacacaaaggagcagatactggtcctgctgctgggttgatgtccTTCTACGgctctgtccagctctccttgtgtaacagcctGTCTCCTCCATGCtgttgagactgtactgggagacacagcaagccttcttgcgatggcacgtatggatgtgccaccCTGGgggtgtatgtatatatagggTTAAATAtagttatgtgtgtgtatatatgggcACAGGGAGTATTTTGGTAGGTTCCGCTTTAGTCGGCGTGATCTATTTGAAGTTATAGATGAGCTCTCGCCACGGTTGGCAGGAAAGCAAACGCCACACCAAAAACATTCCAGgtaactacctcatgaagctggttgagagaatgcaaagagtgtgcaaagctgtcatcaaggcatagagtggctactttgaagaacaTTGCTAGATCGAATCCTTGAGATagtgaggagaaaatgtgttggttctgtccctgagcaaggcagttaactaATTGCTTCCAGCTTGTTACtataaattaaaatgtgctCTTAGTCACACTTACCTCCAAATGAACATATTAGGCTAATGATCTTGAGCATTTACCTCAACTCAGATAACATTTCACACCAAGCCTTTCAAAACAGACATTCTGTAGAGAAAAATACATCTGATGTTGTTTGATTTATTAGAATGAGTCCCCATTATTTCTGaaagacattaaaataaatctaacTGAAATTGTGAACTTTGTTGAACAATAtagcattatttatttattataagaGTTGGATGACTTTGGGACTTTAATGTAGGCCTAAATACAACTCGATGAATTAAGCAGTGTATTCAGttgaccaaatgtttttttacaacATTGCTGCAATGAAGGTATTAGAGGTGACCCAAAGTTATTCAGGGCTAAAGCCCAGTCCTAGAGACAAACAAGAAGAATGTGAAATAAATGGACATTTCTGAATTTACTGACATATTTAAAATTAGTAGCTTGTTTTTACCTAGGAACATCTTCACTTTTCTTGGCTTACAGACTTTTATAAAAgcccattcattttcatttatatCAGTGAATTCAAGGAAAGATTTGGGTTTTTTAATATACTAAATTGCATCTATAatatacaaacatatacaaCCTTTTGTAAATCACTTTGTGCTTTTCATTAGACAAGAAGTTTACTGTCACCAGTTTATGACTACATACATTGTCTATATTACTACCAATGATCAGCATATAAATTAATTCAGCAAACACCATTATAGATTATTCTATCATTTACATATTCacttataaaataattatatgaaTACATTGTCAGCGTTATTGTAAATctaacatttcaataaaaaataaaaaattaaataggcCTACACAGTGGGGAAGTTACACTAAAAACGTGCTACTTTGCGATACATAAAGTTTGAAGTATGTTTCACATTTTGTCATTagacaatattatttgtttttagcacaacatgttttctatattttctatagtttttttctcatttcacAAGTATTCTGAAGTTGGATTGACATAAAATGATTAAAAGACCACACGTCTGTCCATGAGATACATCGCACAAGTGAAGCCTCAATGACTGAACACACCGTAATGTCGTACACAATAGAAGATTACACATCTGTCCAAAATACAAGATACACAAATGCAACCTACCACTCAGTTATATCATGTACACAACAATAAAATGCTTGGTTCTCTAAACACACATCCATGAATTAACACTGTTAACATTGCAAGACAGCAACTACAAGATTATATTAGCTGAAGGAAAAAGAGTGGGCTTtcaattcacatttttattccGTTAAGTACCACAGAACGTCGGAACACCCTGAAAATGGCATTGGCTTAGTTTTGGTGGTGCAGGACGTACAGGACATCTTGCTGTTTCTATCCCTGTGCTATTGTTATTAACCCTTCAAGAGACAGATACACTGTGTATTGTTCAATTATTGAAAAATCTAGGTGGCATATTAGGTTAGTTTGTCTTTTTGCTTTAGTGttaagactgtaaaacagcggGATGGTTGAGCATTCTAGTCAAAACAATTCTGAACTTTAAGATTATGGCGCAATCACGGCTTACCTCCTCACCTGTGTAAATGGCTGTGGAGATCTGTTTCTTTGTGCAGTGGTCAAACCACATCTTAGAGTAGGGAGGCAGTGTTGTGCTTATCTGAATAACCTGCTAAAGGTTCCATGACCTCTAAACCAGCTGGAGGTCAAAGCTATGAGGGTGAAACAGAATGTTATAGTGGTAGTATTAGTGGCCAGTGCTAGAAAGGATCTGAGTACTGGCACCTCACTTTTTCTATTGATATTGCAGAGCTTCTGCACCTAAATACAGGGCACAGTCCCAGCACCAAATTGAGTACTGGCATGTTCTTAAGTCCAGGTCAAGCACTGGTAGCGGTTGCCTAGTGTAGTAGTAGTTAGAATAAATAGTGTTTATTGGTAGTGGGTCATCATGACTTGGATTGTATAAAGCAGGAATTCCCTAAACTGGGGAGGCACTGCAGGGGTTCACAGGCAGTGTTTtttcttaaaacattttctattctttttttacattttcatttaacagatgctttcatccagagtgacttaggtacaaatactgtatacagtattattatattttttaatatattcatatattacATTAACAGATTAAACTGAGTTTGTCAAGGGAGTAGTGAAATAGGTTCGCAGATTGTAAAACAGTACTAGATTATGATATTCTTCATCTATATGGTATGCATTGGCAACGCGGAGCCTGTGAGTTTCATAAGAATATTGGTATATAAACAGTACTCCGCCAATTCAATATTTGCATGCccccaaaatattgttttgaattAACTTGAATTCTAAAACTGTAAAGGGTTCTGTCTATTGCAACACAGAATTGCATAAAATTAGCtttaaaacagcaacattttaaacattattcCCACGACTTCGCACAGCCATGCACTACAGACTACATGGTTCTAACTTATTCAGGTTAACTACTGCAGTGTCCCTGACGAATTTGCTCATCAAAAAGGGTCCCTGACACCATGAAGTTCGGGAACCCCAGGTTTAGAGAGCAACCTTTGGAGAGAGGTTTGTGGAACAGTAGGAGAATAACAGCAGGGATAATTAAGTGTGGTATGGGAGAAGTTAGCGgctcaaaaaaaaataatctagtGCCTAATTCACACTGGAGGGGGAGCTCAAACCGCACTGTGCTGGCTCAGATATTTTCTTATCACACTGTCCTGTCCAGCACAGTTCCAGCAGCAACTAGGCCAGCTCGGTACGGCTCGGCATGGTTTGGCTTGGTTTGGCCCAATGAGTCAGGCACAAGTGCACTTCTGAGGTAGTTGGGGGGGCTTGTCGGTGAGTCTGGTGGTCTTGATGCCGGGGGCCATGGGAGGCTCCAGGTCCACTCTCTCTGACATCTTGACACAGATCATGTCGACCAGCCGCTCAAACACCTGACGGACATTAATGTTCTCCTTGGCGCTGGCCTCGTAGTACTCAAATCCTGCAAGGTCCGGAGCAATACAGCAAGGTAAGACATAGCTCTCAATAGTTGGTAGGACATGGCACGTGCAGCGTCATTATTGTGGGTTCAGTTACCACAGGGGGTAAGTAAGAAagagggtgaaaatgtatttcaagatGACGGCATGTCACGTCTTGAGATATGTTGCTATTGGGCGAGGACAATAAAAGTCTGTTTTCTGCAATTCTACAAAACAcgctgcaattttttttaaagcttccaaaaaattttaaataaaagaaatcTGCCAATGGATATACAAAATGTTgcctgaaacaaaatattttaaatgaggcACAACAACATTCTTTAAAATCAGGCACGACAAAATTCTTTAAAATCAGGCACGACAAAATTcttaaaatatgacaaaaatacagctccggatgAAAAGTtgtaaaggaaggttttgagtgaggaacagaagcgttcaatttgcagtggtctcttaattttaacccttctgttcctcactcaaaaccttcctttacaacttttcatttttctcttcattttttccggagctgtatattatattgTCAACACAATATCAGCCATGCTAAGACTTGTTGATATGTTGCAATTAGACTGTAGCTTGTTCtcagaatgtaatgttttgttacCAGCTAATAAAATTAAACAGGGGACACAAATGTATGAGACAGACTGAAGAGTGCATTTATGTATAATCTATGTATATGTACTTAATATCAGTTTTAAATTTCAACACAAAGGGCAGTGTGTCCATTTCTCAGTGCTTTTGGCACCGGGGGTACTCGGAAGTGTGGTGTCCATCCCTAGTTCTTCCCTTGTTGGTTCTGAAGCTGGGAGGGCCATCAGAAGGATTAATCAAACGTGGGCCACAGGATAAAGGCCCTGGTTTTTCCCAGACCTCTGGGGGATCATCCTCCACACAGTTACAGCACCTTTTTTCATCATTCTGATGTTTGTTAATAAACATTCCTGTTATACATTTAAGTGATGTGTGGttcctgttcttttttttcatggcTTAAGAGCTGGGTTGTGAAAAACTCATAGAACCAAGTTCATTTGGACACATTCAATGCCACAGTTACCTCTCAGACCCAGGTCAAGGTAAAACAGTACATATTTGCGGAGCACACTTAAAAAGCTTCCTGCCATCAAATGAGCACTTGAATTgttaaaagaacaaaacaaaacaaaatcagcTTGTTTGAATACTTTGATCGTTTTAGAGGGGCAACCACGGTTTTGCCCCGTCTGTTAGCTGGGACAATAAAACCACACCTACATTTCACAAGCCGTGAATATATTTGTCCCACCAGTCAACTCACCTAATTGGTCCGCCAGATGCCTCCCCTTCTCTGGGAGCACCACCCTTTCCTCGTCCATGTCACACTTGTTGCCCACCATGATGACCTGGGCATTATCCCACGAGTAGGTTTTTATCTGAGTAGCCCTGGAACACAAAAGTAACATACCCATCGGGAGCCTGGCTGGAGATGATTACACATTGGCAACAGCTCATGACTAATTGGTTCTCAGCCATGGAGAACTACTTTATTCACTGACCACCAAATGTAAGAGGCTGACTCACAGGAATGCAGCAGAAAACAGGTGGTCAAACGAGAAATAAGGGGAGAACCTTGAGTCATGAGGAGAAATGCATGGAAAAGACTTGACAGCAATGAAACCTGTAACCGTATACACGATGCCCCGGGCTTAAATGCTCACTCAGAAGTAGCTTGGATGCatatttaaaatgcatgtaaaataCTGGCAATCTCGGCACATATACCCACATTCCCCCCAACTCATTGTCTTTTTCACCAGCGCGGAGCATTGAAAGGAGACAAAGGAAGCCATTTTAGAGACGTGAGCCTTGTGTCGGAGTCCGCGGCCCACTCACCAGTCCTGCACGGCATTGAAGGAGTCCTCATTGGTGATGTCGTACATGAGGATGAAGCCCATGGCTCCTCGGTAGTAAGCGGTGGTGATGGTGCGATACCTCTCCTgccccgccgtgtcctggggggAGACATGGTCTTGTGCGTCATTCATACCGTTCATGTTCATGTTCATCAGAGACAGACATTCTTATTTAGGTGTCACGCTACAGTGACACAAAAACAAGACACTCATCACCACAACACGTGTGTGGGGAATTTGCCAATGCTACAGAATTAGCATTTCCTCTAGGCTTGTCAGTGATCATATCCATAAGGATCGCAGCAAACATAGTGGTGCCGCCAACAAAGATCTGTACTGATGGGCTGTGAAACCCAGGCAGGGACATTTCTGGGACCAACGTATGAGTCACACATCTCAGAGTAGGTCTGCAAATCTTGGATCAGCCATCTTCTTATCCATGTGATTTGTGCCATTGTAATCTAAAAGTCAAAACAGCCTTTTAATCAGCAGACGCCCTTTACCACTGGATAGAAAAAAACACTACTGACCTGTTGGCTCTTAGGTCAATGATTATGGAATTAAACTGATTGGCTAGATGGCAGCAGATTAACAAGGGactggagatgcagatttagcAAGGTCAAAACTCCTCACttcatttgaagtaatttaagAATTGTATATATAGTTCTCTCTTTTCTAAGAATCAAATTTGCTTCAAGAACTGGCAAGGTCCCCATTATGGATTTTCAGCCATTATGGATTTAGCAGAAAACACATAATGCAGCAACTATTGACAAAGTTCACTCCAAGCAATATGCTTCAAGAACCACTCTAGTCATGGtcatctcaatcaatcaatcaaactgtgctataaatgtgctacaataaaatgcatttaattctGCTTAACAAgacaataaaatatgaaattaataaagtaaaaaagtaaaacataataaaaataaaataaaacatatacaaaaCACTATACAAATGCATGGctaaaaagatacattttaatatctttCTTAAAAATGTCCATGGATTGGGAGGACCTCAGATCATCTGGCAAGCTGTTCCAGAGGACAGGACCATAATGGCTAAAAGCAGCTTCACAAAAATCATTTTTTCCTAACTGCCAGGACAACAAAAAGCCCAGTGCCAAAGGATCTAAGGcaattttaaatatattctaAAACTAATTGATAACCAAGGCGCAGATTTTAAAATGCTGTAGGTGTAATGTATGCTCTCCTTCTGGTCCTCGTTAACACTTGTGCTGCTGCTTTCTGAATCATTTGGaattggttgatgttttttggTGGGAGAAGACCACGCATGAGAGCATTACAATAATCGAGTCAGCTGGTGATAAAAGCATACATCTGTCTGAAATCTTTCCAAATGAAAATCCCAAGGGTGACAGTTCTGACCGATTCAAGTTTGGTTCATATATTGATGTGAATTTACCACATAGTCTCACTAACCTAAATGTTCTAACACCAACATTTTGGCAAAACTTGGGTGAATGACGTTTTGTTAAGTAGAGCCAGTAAATACCAAATACCACCGATGGCTAAGGAAGGCAGAGAATCATTCATGTTACGGTTGCCGGGTTACAGAATGTAACTGTGAAAAAGAGCTGGCTGATGCTCACattgatgagacaaagatgctGATTGGAGTAAATAGctcatgtttatttaaaattccATGACGTACATTTTCCCTCATTTTGAACGCAATCCTCTAAACCTAAACACAAGAGGCCACAGGTGACGGCAATCGGCTAATTACAGACTTGCAGGTAGTCAGCTCACAATTAAAGGGACATGTAACTCAACACCACCGCCCCTccacccaaaacatttttaaacgaTAAAAAGATCAATACATTAGTGCAAAAGCTTTGAATAAGTAACATTTTATAtactttctaaatgtatttactaCACAGAAGGATCCTACCCACTCCCCTCTGCCAAATCTCCCCTCTGCCAAAGGACTTCAAATAGGTAGGTTTCTGCTGAATCTGTTTTATGGAAATACACTAAATCCATATAATAACCTAAGGTTCATCCATGGCCATCCTATTGTCCAGAATAGCACCTCAGGGTTTCTGGAATAATGCCCCCAGGAGTTTCCAGCTGATCTTCTTCCGAGGTGTACCAATAGCATTGCCATCTGGCTCAATTAGCAACTTGGGCAACCAAACTACCACCCCACAAGGGCCGCTGGGCCCCCTCGCCCCCAACACCGGCATGTTCCCCCGGGCAACAAACCACTTGGTTTCCCTGCATCAGAACTCACAGCTCTCTCTCCAGAACTCCCGCCATGCTGTTTCACCTTAATCAGTCCAAGTCCATGACACCTCATCTTCCAACCTGGTCAGTCCGGACTACGCAACTTTGCCTTGCTGCTTTTTGCAAGGACCACACTGCACAGCTTcagtaaagagagagggaggaccaGTCTCTGtgccatttgttttgttttctttgtgttgatgCAGCCCTTAACACACAGGGCATAATCCATCTTTTGACAGATGGTGATCTTGGAATAAACAGGttatttataaatattaaaaCCTAAATGAGATAGCAGTAGTCCCCTGACTGTGTACACAATCCTCCAACTAACTCAAGCACTTTAGAAGGCACAGCTCAAGATTAAACACAATCACTctaatgttcaaataaaccagCAATGCTTAAGGTGATATAATGAATGAACTGCAAAGCTATGATAAGGTAACATTTTATGACCTTATTTAAATGACCACACCAAAAAAAGGTGTCTCCTCAAAAAATTGTCTGTGTTGTCTCCCCGTCTAAATATAGAAATCTAATTTTGCACAAATCCTCATTTATTGCCGTTTGgctgcctctgtgtctgtccattcaGCAGATGTATGAGCAAAGACATGTAGAACATGGTGAAGCACAT
The nucleotide sequence above comes from Esox lucius isolate fEsoLuc1 chromosome 8, fEsoLuc1.pri, whole genome shotgun sequence. Encoded proteins:
- the rab3b gene encoding ras-related protein Rab-3B yields the protein MAKADQRFGQRDGSDQNFDYMFKLLIIGNSSVGKTSFLFRYADDSFSNSFVSTVGIDFKVKTVYRNDKRVKLQIWDTAGQERYRTITTAYYRGAMGFILMYDITNEDSFNAVQDWATQIKTYSWDNAQVIMVGNKCDMDEERVVLPEKGRHLADQLGFEYYEASAKENINVRQVFERLVDMICVKMSERVDLEPPMAPGIKTTRLTDKPPQLPQKCTCA